One window from the genome of Carcharodon carcharias isolate sCarCar2 chromosome 9, sCarCar2.pri, whole genome shotgun sequence encodes:
- the LOC121282265 gene encoding protocadherin-20-like produces the protein MDLKSIFCLDCTGSVLQKLVYVLLMMFCHKIHSHLVSELEYKVQENEDEGVFIGNIASDISLPSETDCDSLAYKFMKEMDYVILKSESGELYTTKQRIDRETLCPVEFRDGPCIQEFNVIILCADQYLQMVKIKIVILDVNDNAPYFAEQVMKLSIPEDATAGMSFGIDYFATDNDTGINNIQNYYLENSQNVFSLKNGETPSIVIQQSLDREVKDLYEMKIVAVDGGTPSLSGTATLLIDIQDINDNCPVFNASEFNVQIPENMSSNSVVAQLHAVDADQGPNAEITYSYGNRVQDVSKKLFTLDSATGLITFSGNKSPETPPEHKLTILANGPGCVPAIVQLTVSIVHSSKYSPKLEISYIANQADGVIYLKETSPENTPIALLEVTDPDHYLKGALYISGDVPFYLKPYERSRNKHLVVTSQLLDHEFENQYEIVIKGEDPHTLHELTIHVKITDENDNTPQFYQSSFEASIEENNVPGAFLLKISATDADSGQNGEVVYQLGPDALPIFSIEQLTGNLTVSTTLDREKEKLYRFTVSAVDHGVPPRKRSTIVTIHVLDQNDNVPSFLTDDYTFFIPENFPRHGEIGVINVTDLDVGPNGNVTVSILNGSGNFLMDNTRGTLRCNSVVDREKNTMHVFWVEAVDGGKPSLSATAKVTVFVLDINDNPPTVLLPQSNISWLLVPPTTPQGATVAEIYAIDHDAGINAVMIYNIIGRNGPAPHVFAINTATGNITLQEKLLHKDYGLYQLLVKVSDIGQPQPLHSTVMVNLFVNETVSNRSYLEELVHRQTLFTEVEQTEPNPCPLLQTLDIPCSPPIIPVAITMIIVSAIFFTVALCMLLSMKKKSKRKELYIDAQIPLKINLDYYTKDWNDEQL, from the coding sequence AAACTTGTCTACGTTCTTCTAATGATGTTCTGCCACAAGATACATAGTCACCTGGTCTCAGAACTGGAATATAAAGTgcaagagaatgaagatgaaggaGTTTTTATTGGGAATATAGCCAGTGATATATCTTTGCCATCAGAAACTGATTGTGACTCACTGGCTTACAAATTCATGAAAGAAATGGACTATGTGATCCtcaagagtgagagtggggagctGTATACAACTAAGCAGAGAATTGACAGGGAAACTTTATGTCCAGTTGAATTCCGTGATGGTCCTTGTATCCAGGAATTCAATGTGATTATTCTATGTGCTGATCAGTATCTGCAAATGGTGAAGATTAAGATAGTCATCCTCGATGTCAATGATAATGCACCGTATTTTGCAGAACAAGTGATGAAACTTTCTATTCCAGAGGATGCAACTGCAGGCATGTCATTTGGAATTGACTATTTTGCTACCGACAATGATACTGGGATTAACAACATTCAGAATTACTATCTTGAAAATAGCCAAAATGTTTTCAGTTTGAAAAATGGTGAAACACCCTCCATTGTTATCCAGCAGTCACTAGATAGGGAGGTAAAGGATTTGTATGAGATGAAAATTGTGGCTGTGGATGGTGGCACACCATCTTTATCTGGAACCGCCACACTTCTGATTGACATTCAAGACATTAATGATAACTGCCCTGTTTTTAATGCATCAGAGTTTAATGTTCAGATCCCCGAAAATATGTCCTCCAACAGTGTGGTTGCACAGCTTCATGCTGTGGATGCAGATCAAGGACCTAATGCTGAGATCACCTATTCTTATGGCAATCGTGTACAGGATGTATCCAAGAAGTTATTTACCTTAGATAGTGCCACTGGGCTTATCACAttttctggaaataaaagtccaGAGACACCTCCTGAACATAAACTCACAATCTTAGCTAATGGTCCAGGCTGTGTTCCAGCAATAGTTCAACTTACAGTGTCTATTGTTCACAGTAGCAAATATAGTCCAAAGTTGGAGATCAGCTATATAGCTAACCAGGCAGATGGTGTGATTTATCTGAAGGAGACTTCACCTGAAAACACCCCAATTGCCCTCTTAGAGGTAACTGACCCAGATCATTATCTAAAAGGGGCACTCTACATCAGTGGCGATGTGCCTTTCTATTTAAAGCCCTATGAAAGGTCAAGAAATAAACATTTGGTTGTCACATCACAGCTTTTAGACCATGAGTTTGAAAACCAATATGAGATTGTCATTAAGGGAGAAGATCCTCATACTCTTCATGAACTAACAATACATGTCAAGATTACTGATGAAAATGACAACACTCCACAATTTTACCAAAGCTCTTTTGAAGCTTCCATTGAAGAAAACAATGTACCCGGAGCTTTTTTACTGAAGATTTCTGCAACAGATGCAGACAGCGGTCAGAATGGGGAAGTGGTCTACCAATTGGGACCTGATGCTCTACCCATCTTTTCAATTGAACAGCTTACAGGGAATTTAACAGTGTCTACTACAttggacagagaaaaagagaagctGTACCGGTTcactgtttctgctgttgatcATGGAGTTCCTCCTAGAAAGAGGAGTACTATTGTAACCATTCATGTCTTGGACCAGAATGATAATGtgccctccttcctcactgatgaCTATACATTCTTTATTCCAGAAAACTTCCCGAGACATGGTGAAATTGGAGTTATCAATGTAACAGATTTAGATGTGGGGCCTAATGGAAATGTTACTGTGTCTATCCTAAATGGTAGTGGTAATTTTTTAATGGACAACACAAGAGGAACCTTACGCTGCAATTCTGtggtagacagagagaaaaataCCATGCATGTATTCTGGGTTGAGGCTGTAGATGGCGGGAAACCATCCCTCTCTGCAACAGCAAAAGTAACTGTGTTTGTTCTAGATATAAATGATAATCCTCCAACAGTATTACTTCCTCAATCAAATATATCGTGGCTTCTTGTGCCCCCAACCACACCTCAAGGAGCCACAGTGGCTGAAATTTATGCTATCGACCACGATGCTGGTATAAATGCTGTCATGatttataatattattggaagaaATGGTCCTGCCCCTCATGTGTTTGCAATCAATACAGCAACAGGAAATATTACATTGCAGGAGAAACTGTTGCACAAAGACTATGGTTTGTATCAACTACTAGTAAAAGTCAGCGATATTGGGCAACCACAGCCGCTTCACTCCACCGTAATGGTCAATTTGTTTGTCAACGAGACTGTGAGTAATAGAAGTTACTTAGAAGAGTTGGTACACAGGCAAACACTTTTCACAGAAGTGGAGCAAACTGAACCAAATCCATGCCCATTATTACAGACATTAGACATTCCCTGTTCACCTCCAATCATTCCCGTTGCAATCACAATGATCATTGTCTCTGCTATTTTCTTTACCGTTGCTCTTTGTATGCTGCTAAGCAtgaaaaagaaaagcaaaagaaAAGAACTTTATATAGATGCCCAGATACCATTAAAGATAAATCTTGACTATTATACAAAAGACTGGAATGATGAACAGTTGTAG